The segment ATACTCGGTTTGATCGGCATCGTCATCTCAGTCAGTTCCAATTACATCATATTTCATAAGTTAGTGGATATACGTCTGCAGAACATACTTCATTTTACGGACAAAGCGAGTAAGGGAGATTTAACCCATTCCCTTTCCGAAATGAAAAACGATGAGATGGGTAGACTTGTCAATTCGGTCGGAATGATGACGGATAACATTAAACAGATATTAGCTGTCGCGCAGTCTTCCGGAGGAGAACTTTCCCAAACCACAAGTCAAATGGGAAAATCCATATTCGAACTTTCCGATCTCGCCCAGTCTCAAGCCGCTTCTTCCGAAGAAGCAAGTGCCACGGTGGAAGAACTGAATGCATCCAGCGAAACCATCAACGGAAATGTAAGGCAAGCCGTGGACAATACAAAATCCATTCACGAGTCTTTGATCACAATCCAAGGGCTTGTACAAAACATCACACAAGCTGTGGAAGGTTTCGGCAAAATTGCGGTCGAAGCCAATCAACGTGCGGAAGAAGGGAGAAATATGGCTTCCCTTACTTCCGAGGCCATCGAAGAAATCCAGGAAAAGTCGCAAATGATCACAGAATTTTCCGATGTGATTTCCAATATTTCCGAAAGAACAAGCCTACTCGCATTGAATGCTGCGATTGAAGCGGCCCGCGCCGGTGAATCAGGAAGAGGTTTTGCCGTGGTAGCGGAAGAAATTTCCAAACTTGCCTCTCAGGCCGCCGATTCGGTTTCTCAAATCAATCAATTGTCGGCAGGCGCCTTGGAATCCATCGACAAAGGAGGAGCACAAGTTCAAAAACTAATTCAATCCAACAGTCCACGGAAGAACAAAAAAGAGCCACGGACGAACTCGCCAACATGACAGTAAATATTTCGAACGGATCTCAGATTTTATCGGACCAAGCTGCAATTATGACGGAAAATTCATCTCGCATGACAAATATTAGTTTAAAACTAGAAGATGTCTTACAAAAATTCAAATTGTAAGGAAAGGCTTTGAAACCAAAGGAAGGAGAAATCTTTCCAAGCGACTGCTCACGCTAGGTTCAACTAACGAAACCTGAAAGGGACCAACTTTCAGAACTTGGAAAGATCGTGACTGGTCGGTTTTGCAACGACGCTGGTAGGCTTATTGCCCAGCCACCTCGCGAGTCAAAATTCTTGTGTTGTAACAACTACTATCCAAATAGACCACCTCCTTTGCTCATACCTTAGCTAACCTTTTCTAGTACTCTTGGATTTCAGTGTCAAGAAAACATTTGGCAAAATGGGAAAATTACATAAACATTGTACCAAATGGCAAAGGAAAAAAAAGCAAATCCGGTTCCGGTAAAAAAAGAAAAAGAGTCTAAGGAAGAATTTTCCTTTTTAGTAAAAATCAGGGACTTACATAAACATTATTATGAGGTAAACCTCATGATAGAATCAGACAAGGAAGAGATAGATCTTGTTTTGCCGGCTTGGACACCCGGCTCTTATATGATCAGGGATTACTCCACCCACTTACATAAATTTGGTGCCATTCATTCGAAAACAAAGGAGCCTGTCCGTTTGGAACAAACGGATTTGAATCATTGGAAAATTTTTTCCGAAGGAAAATCCGTTACTGTTTCTTATATCATTTATGCCTTTGAAGATTATACCGTTAGAACCAATTATTTGGACACTGAGTTCGGATTTATCAACCCTGCAGGTTTTTTTCTTTATCCCGAGAACGGTTTGTCACAGCCTGTGGAGATTCAATTTCAGGTTTCGGACATATTCTCAAATGTATACACATCCCTTTCAAAAAACAATTCCCTACATTCGTTTCATGCAAATGACTTTGACGAATTGTTCGATTCCCCATTCCACCTAACAAATAAAAATTCAGTATTCTTTGAAGCAGGATCTTGTCAGCACGAACTTCTCATTGAAGGAGATGTGCCCTATTCCTTTAAGGAAAAATTGGCGAACGATCTGAAACGAATAACATCTACCGAGATCGCATGGATGGGCGACAACCCGAATCCATACTATCTTTTTGTTTTGAATCTGAGCCAAAATGCCTACGGTGGATTGGAACATAGAGCTTCCAGTATTAATTTTTTCAGCCCCGATCAGATCCATGACGAAGAAGAATACAAACGTCTTTTGGAATTATTGGCTCATGAATACTTTCATCTCTGGAATATCAAACGAATTCGACCGATTGCACTCGGTCCTTTCGATTATCAAAAACCCAACCTAACAAAAGAACTTTGGATTGCGGAAGGAATTACCAGTTTTTACGATATCTACTTTTTATATCTTTCCGGTTTCATTACAAAAGAAGATTATCTAACCAAAATCCAGGCGGATATTTTTGCGCTGGATGAAACGAACGCAGAAGAATGGATGAGTTTGGAAGAATCTTCCTTTACAGCCTGGAACAAGTTTTACAAAAGAAATGCGAATAGTCATAACCTGAATATCTCCTATTATACAAAAGGTGGGATTCTGGTTTTGTGTATGGAACTTTTCATTCGAAAGGAGACTGCCGGTTTAAATTCCTTCCAGAATATAATGCAGGCTTTATATAAAAAGTTTTATATCGAGAAAAAAAGAGGATTCACCAAACAAGAGTTTTTCGATACTGCGTTGGAGACGACAGGTGTGGATTTAAAAACTGAATTTGACACGTATTTGACCAAACCGGTAAGGATTCCTGTGGAAGAGTATTTAAAATGGATCGGCGTTTTCCGAACGGACTCCGATTTCAGTTCGGACCTGGGGTTTCGAGTGAAAGAAAAAAATGGAAATGTTTTCGTTCAAAAAATCCTCCATGGAAAGGATACCGCTACACCGGACATTCAACTGGAAGATGAAATCATTGCAATCAACGGAAAACGGGTGAATTTTTCCGGCTTCCAAAAATTGGAAAAACAATTTCAACCGAAAGAAAAAATAGTGATACTTTTGTCCAGATACGGAAAGACGAAAGAGATTCTTATCGAAGTGGGAGGAAGTTATAAAAACAAAAAACTTTCCTTTAGTAGTATCATCCCGACCGAAATCAAACAAATTCAGAATTCATTTTTCGGAGTGAGCTAAAATGGCGAGTATTCTGAATTATATCCTTACTCCTTCCACAAAAGAGGAGATTCTTCCCAATAAACCTCTGCCTCTATCCAAAGGAGGAAAACATTGGATTCATATAACAGCTGAAAACGAACAGCAGCTTACATTGTTATTTCATAAACACAAAATCCATCCTCTTACCATCGAAGACATACTCAACCCAAGTAGTAGAATCAAGTTGGAAAAATTTCCGAATTATATCTTCTTTATTTATAAAGGATTTCATTTGGAGAAAAACCAACTTGTTTCGCGGAATTTTAATTTTATTCTGACGAAAAATCAAATCATCTCGCTTACTCTTGATTTTCGCGAAACAATCAGCGATCTAATTGAAAATTGGAAAGCGAACCATCGCATTTTAGCGCAAGGTTACGAATTCGTTGTCCATAAAATCCTGGATATAGAGACGGATCATACTTTGGCGATCGTCCAGAAAATTGAAGAAAAAATAGAACATTTGGAAGATCAGATATTCAACAACACGAGAAGACTGGATATCAGCTATGTTTACAGCTTACGGGGAAGTCTTCAAAGTATGAAAAAATGGCTGATTCAAAACAAAGAGGTTCTGGAACATGTGGAAGCGATCCAAAGCAGTTTTTTCAGCGATGAAGCGGATGCTTTCTTTCGGGACGTACGGGATCATTCCATCAAAATACTAGAGTTAGTTGATAGTAACATCGAATCGATTTCATCGGCCTTGGAAGCTCATATCGCGATCTCCAGCAGAAAAACGAATGAAATCATGAAAACACTCACGATTATGACTGCGATTATGTTGCCGATGTCACTTATCGCCGGAATATTCGGAATGAACTTTAAAAATATTCCTTCTCTAGACTGGGAATGGGGTTATTTTTATTCCTTGGTATTGATGATAGGTACGGGAATTACAATGTACTTGTACTTTAGATTCAAAAGATGGTTTTAATCCGGTTTATCGCTTTAGTGTACGGAATGAATTGCGTTACGAATCTCAACTAATTTGGATTCGTATTTTTCTTCGAACGCTTCTTCTCTGCGTATCCAACGATTCAATAATTCTTTTAATTTTGCATTCTTTGCCTCAAACTCGGTCGAGTCGGGAAAAGAAATGATAGTATCGTCCGCTAGCGGTTTATTCGGAAATTTGAGAAAGGCAAAGTCCGGAATCATCTTCTCCAATAATTCCAAATTGAATATAGGATAATTCGCCTGGATCCACTCTACAGTAGGAGGAATCCGTTTGCTGAAAAACGCTTCTTCAATGGCTTGGATGAGGACCCTTTTATTTTGAACCTTTTTATCCTTTTCGATTTTTTCTTCGCGTTCTTTTAACTTCTTTTTGAGAAAATTTTCCCTTCTTTTTTCATATTGAAACTGGCGATCCATCTGAGCATATGCGATAATGGATTTTGCTTTCGCATAACCACTATTAACAATAGGTGTGACTCCCAACATATAGAATAGTTTGTAAAACCAGGGAATGTAATTAAAATAAACGGATTGCAAATTCCTCCCGTAGATTTTTACAAAGTCTTCGTCTTTAAAAATCGGTTTTACATCCGCTTCATTCGTTTCAATGAGAGCCTTAAAATACAGGATGTATTCCGTGGTAAAACGATAGTTTTCGTAAATAAGCGAATTAATCTCTTTCAAACTGGCAATGTTTTTCAAAGCAAAAATAGCCATTTTAGCGTCCGGGTCCAACCACTCCGCCGAAAGAACATTCGGATTTTTTTTCAATTGTTCTACGATGATGATATCATTCTTGGTATCTCTTTCCAAGTTGATGCGAAGCAATCTGGAATCGAAATCGAAAGTACTTTCAAGCATTGTCAGATAAACTTTCAGCAATTTATCCAATTCCGTTCTTTGGCTTTTCTCCTGATTAACGGCCGCGATATCGCACAATTTCCGTATTACTTTGACTATGCGGAAATATCCTTTCTCTTTCAAGATCGCTTCATAAGCAAGATAAACATCCATTCTCTTTTTAATTGTTTCGATTTCGTGATTGTCAGAGAGTGCTTGCGATTCCTTAATTTCAGCATTCATTTCATCAATGCGGTCCCTTAGTCCCAAATCGAAAGACCTGGCTATCGGCTCTACCTTTGCTAAAAAAAGTTCATTCGCAATTGAAATGAAATGTTGTGCCTGGCTATCGAGAATGGAAAAAATTCCTATATTGGGAAGGACTATCAGCTTGGTTTCGGCATCCAATTCTTCCAAAAGCAATTCCTTCGATCTTCTAAGCATGAGCGGCGAGGGAGGATAAGGAAATTCATTCGGCAACAATAAGTGATCAATATCGTCTCCGTTAGTTGCCTCTTTGATAAATTGTGGATCGGAGATTTTTAATAAAATGGATCTCCAATCTTCTTCTCCCAACTGTTTTTTCTCGATTGCATATTTTTTAATCGCATCGGAAGATTTTTTAAGCAAACGGTGAAACGTATCTTCAATAGAAAGTCCGTCCGGGACAGAAACGCAAAACGGATATATATCGATAGAACCCAATCCATGATTGTAACGGATCTCGAAAAGTTGCGTAACGATTCCATAATCGATCAATTCCCAAAGATGTTCGAGTGCCACTTCCAAAGATATTTTCAACTTTTCAACGGAAGATTCGTTGGTTTGGAAGAGCGCACCTTTTTCAATTTGATCTTTCGTTGAAAGAGCTTCGATCGCTTTCATGATTACCAATGCTTCTTTTTGAAGGATAATACCCGAAGCCCTTCCAATCATTTCTTTGGAAGTGATAGATAGAAATGCGTCTTTCGGAGGGTGGGTTCGCATAATTTAGATAGAGGTAATCCCTCCATCTACAGACCAATTGGCACCGGAAATATATCCGGATTCTCTTTGCATTAAAAAGTTGACTACTCTTGCGATTTCCGCAGGTTCGGCAACTCGTTTAACGGGAGTTTTGTTGATAATGATCTGGCGATGATCCTTGACCTGATCCTCTTGAATCCCCATGGAAGTGTCCACATAGCCCGGGCTAATACAATTTGCGGTGACCCCGAATTCTCCCCACTCATCCGCGATGGATTTTGTGAATCCTACCATTGCATGTTTGGAAGCGGAGTATCCCACCGATAAAGCCGATCCCACGATGGAAAGGGAAGATGCTATCGAAACGATACGACCGAACTTGGACTCTTTGAATTTAGGAAGTAATAATTTGGATAAAAGAAAAAGAGAATCCATATTGATGCGGAAAATATTCTGCCACTCTTCCAAATTAACATCTGTTATCTTGTGGTAAGGTCCGCCGTAACCGGCACAGTGAACGAATCCGTAAATCTCACCACTCTCCTTGCATTCGGAAATAATCTTGGTGAGAGCTCTTTCCAAAACGAATAATGGTTCGGATAAATCGATTTCTCTGAAGGTTTCCTGCAATACAGGAGTCTCCGGTCTTTTTTTATCCAAATTCCAAACGGAAAATCCGGATAAGACGAGTGACCTCACGATCTCCCGACCGATTCCTCCACTACCGCCCGTTAGTATGATGATTGTTTCGGGAACTTCCATGATTACAGTATTCCTTTTTTCGGAGTCATATAAAACTCTTCCAGATAAACCGTTTCAGGAAGAAAAGCAAGATCATGAAGGAAAATCGCGGCGTCTTTCACATTTACCATATCTTCTTTTGAAAATTCCGGACGGCTATCCCAGATGGAAGTTGCAATGGCGCCGAGATAAGCATTGATTACCTTTGTTCCAAAAGGTTTCCATTCCTCTCTCAAAGCTTTGGCAAGTCCGGAGGCCGCATGTTTGGAAGCACAATAAACGGTAGAATTGGGGAATCCTAGTTTTGCCGCCGTAGAAGTGAAAAAAACTACCGTCGCAGGAAGGGATGACTTCAAAGCAGGACTCATAATTTTTAATACTCTCATAGAAGAAAATAGATTCAAACTAAAATGTTTTTGAATTTCAATCAGATTTATATCTTCGACAGGTGAAAAAATACCATCGCCTTGCGCAAAGTAGACGACATATTCGGTTTTCTCCTTGCCGGATTCCCAGGATTTCCATTGTTTTTGCCAGGTTGTTTCCCAAAGATCAAAATCCATATCAGCAGTAAGGTCGAATTTGTGGTTGGTATTCGGTATAAATTCGGTTAATTGGCTTTGTCCGCTTCTTGAAAAACCGTAAACCTCTATCTTTTGGTTGTTCTTTGAATCCAAGTGGAATTCGTTAAAAACCGCTTGTCCGATGCCGGATCCGGCGCCAAAAACAAATATTTTTTTGGATCTGTTCATTTATGATGGGCCATGACTTGAAAAAGGAAAGCAACTGCTTCCAAATGTCGATTGGCCTCGGTAATTGTTTTTCCCCAAACTGTGGGTCCGTGCTCTTCCACTAAAACAAAGGGAAGAGAATAATCCGGATGTTTGTTCAGAAATAAGGAAATGGTATCCGCGATTTTTTTCACTTCTCCAAAATTATAAAAAACAGCCATTTGCAAACTAGGCCGCTCCGTCCAAATTCCAAAAGCCTTTATCATCTCCACGGGAGGAATCGGAACCAACCGATAACCTTCTTCGGGAGTCAGCTTGAAATTAAGTACGTTGGATTCGAGTGTGTGAACGTGAAGTATGGAATTTGCATCAGTAAGATGATTGTATATGGAATGATGAATGGAAGTTTCTGCGGACGGTTTGTTCCCGTCTGTTGTTGAAATCATAGACTGAGAAGGGATATCTATTTCAACGAAGTCGTTGTTTTTTAATTCTCCTTTGTGTTTGCC is part of the Leptospira kobayashii genome and harbors:
- the mtnB gene encoding methylthioribulose 1-phosphate dehydratase — encoded protein: MFATAGNLSVRSEKKHSFWITASGKHKGELKNNDFVEIDIPSQSMISTTDGNKPSAETSIHHSIYNHLTDANSILHVHTLESNVLNFKLTPEEGYRLVPIPPVEMIKAFGIWTERPSLQMAVFYNFGEVKKIADTISLFLNKHPDYSLPFVLVEEHGPTVWGKTITEANRHLEAVAFLFQVMAHHK
- a CDS encoding SDR family NAD(P)-dependent oxidoreductase, translating into MEVPETIIILTGGSGGIGREIVRSLVLSGFSVWNLDKKRPETPVLQETFREIDLSEPLFVLERALTKIISECKESGEIYGFVHCAGYGGPYHKITDVNLEEWQNIFRINMDSLFLLSKLLLPKFKESKFGRIVSIASSLSIVGSALSVGYSASKHAMVGFTKSIADEWGEFGVTANCISPGYVDTSMGIQEDQVKDHRQIIINKTPVKRVAEPAEIARVVNFLMQRESGYISGANWSVDGGITSI
- a CDS encoding SDR family NAD(P)-dependent oxidoreductase encodes the protein MNRSKKIFVFGAGSGIGQAVFNEFHLDSKNNQKIEVYGFSRSGQSQLTEFIPNTNHKFDLTADMDFDLWETTWQKQWKSWESGKEKTEYVVYFAQGDGIFSPVEDINLIEIQKHFSLNLFSSMRVLKIMSPALKSSLPATVVFFTSTAAKLGFPNSTVYCASKHAASGLAKALREEWKPFGTKVINAYLGAIATSIWDSRPEFSKEDMVNVKDAAIFLHDLAFLPETVYLEEFYMTPKKGIL
- a CDS encoding M61 family metallopeptidase; translated protein: MAKEKKANPVPVKKEKESKEEFSFLVKIRDLHKHYYEVNLMIESDKEEIDLVLPAWTPGSYMIRDYSTHLHKFGAIHSKTKEPVRLEQTDLNHWKIFSEGKSVTVSYIIYAFEDYTVRTNYLDTEFGFINPAGFFLYPENGLSQPVEIQFQVSDIFSNVYTSLSKNNSLHSFHANDFDELFDSPFHLTNKNSVFFEAGSCQHELLIEGDVPYSFKEKLANDLKRITSTEIAWMGDNPNPYYLFVLNLSQNAYGGLEHRASSINFFSPDQIHDEEEYKRLLELLAHEYFHLWNIKRIRPIALGPFDYQKPNLTKELWIAEGITSFYDIYFLYLSGFITKEDYLTKIQADIFALDETNAEEWMSLEESSFTAWNKFYKRNANSHNLNISYYTKGGILVLCMELFIRKETAGLNSFQNIMQALYKKFYIEKKRGFTKQEFFDTALETTGVDLKTEFDTYLTKPVRIPVEEYLKWIGVFRTDSDFSSDLGFRVKEKNGNVFVQKILHGKDTATPDIQLEDEIIAINGKRVNFSGFQKLEKQFQPKEKIVILLSRYGKTKEILIEVGGSYKNKKLSFSSIIPTEIKQIQNSFFGVS
- the corA gene encoding magnesium/cobalt transporter CorA, encoding MASILNYILTPSTKEEILPNKPLPLSKGGKHWIHITAENEQQLTLLFHKHKIHPLTIEDILNPSSRIKLEKFPNYIFFIYKGFHLEKNQLVSRNFNFILTKNQIISLTLDFRETISDLIENWKANHRILAQGYEFVVHKILDIETDHTLAIVQKIEEKIEHLEDQIFNNTRRLDISYVYSLRGSLQSMKKWLIQNKEVLEHVEAIQSSFFSDEADAFFRDVRDHSIKILELVDSNIESISSALEAHIAISSRKTNEIMKTLTIMTAIMLPMSLIAGIFGMNFKNIPSLDWEWGYFYSLVLMIGTGITMYLYFRFKRWF